Part of the Subtercola frigoramans genome, GCTCTCCGCAAGGTCGCCCGCGTCAAGCTCTCCAACGGTACTGAGGTCACGGCCTACATTCCCGGTGAAGGCCACAACCTGCAGGAGCACTCGATGGTGCTCGTGCGCGGCGGTCGGGTGAAAGACCTGCCCGGCGTCCGTTACAAGATCGTTCGCGGCGCGCTTGACACCCAGGCTGTCAAGAACCGCAAGCAGGCTCGCAGCCGCTACGGCGCGAAGATGGAGAAGAAGTAATGCCTCGCAAAGGACCAGCTCCCAAGCGTCCCGTGGTTGCAGACCCGGTTTACGGCGCTCCCATCGTCAGCCAGCTCGTCAACAAGATCCTTCTTGATGGCAAGAAGGGCCTCGCAGAGAAGATCGTCTATGACGCTCTTGCCGGCGTCTCCAGCAAGAATGGCGCCGACGCGGTTGTCACTCTCAAGAAGGCGCTCGACAACGTGCGCCCGACCATCGAGGTCAAGAGCCGCCGCGTCGGTGGCTCGACCTACCAGGTCCCCGTCGAGGTCAAGCCGCACCGTGCGAACACGCTCGCACTGCGGTGGCTCACGACCTATGCGAAGGGTCGTCGCGAGAAGACCATGACCGAGCGTCTCACCAACGAGATCCTCGACGCATCGAATGGTCTCGGCGCTGCCGTCAAGCGTCGTGAAGACACTCACAAGATGGCCGAGTCGAACAAGGCCTTCGCGCACTACCGCTGGTAGATCGAAGATTTACCAGCTTGCTGGCGCGCTGGAGCTATAGGTGAGGGCCATTTCTGGCCCTCACTGCGACGCCAGCGCCGGGGCCCGTCTCGGGCCCCGGGCCACTCCTCGCGAGTAGCCTCAGCGCTTCAACTTTTGATGCATTACATATCGGAGGAAATCCGTGGCACAGGACGTGCTTACCGACCTGAACAAGGTCCGCAACATCGGCATCATGGCCCACATCGATGCCGGCAAGACCACCACCACTGAGCGCATCCTGTTCTACACGGGTATCACTCACAAGATCGGTGAAGTCCACGACGGCGCAGCCACGATGGACTGGATGGCGCAGGAGCAGGAGCGCGGCATCACGATCACGTCTGCTGCAACCACGTGTTTCTGGAACGAGAACCAGATCAACATCATCGACACCCCCGGCCACGTCGACTTCACGGTCGAGGTCGAGCGCTCACTTCGTGTGCTCGATGGTGCCGTCGCGGTATTCGACGGCAAGGAGGGCGTCGAGCCCCAGTCGGAGACCGTCTGGCGCCAGGCCGACAAGTACGACGTCCCGCGTATCTGCTTCGTCAACAAGATGGACAAGCTGGGTGCTGACTTCTACTTCACCGTCGACACGATCGTGAAGCGCCTCGGCGCCCGCCCGCTGGTCATCCAGCTCCCGATCGGCGCTGAGTCAAGCTTCGAGGGTGTTGTCGACCTGGTCGAGATGCGCGCGCTGACCTGGCGCGGTGACTCCAAGGGTGATGTCGAGCTCGGTGCGAAGTACGACATCGAGCCCATTCCTGCAGACCTGCAGGAACTGGCCGACGAGTACCGCGAGAAGCTCATCGAGGTTGTTGCCGAGACCAGCGACGAGCTGCTCGAGCGTTACCTGTCCGGTGACATCGACTTCTCGGTTGCCGAGATCAAGGCTGCGATCCGCAAGCTCACGGTCAACAGCGAGATCTACCCGGTCCTCTGTGGCTCTGCCTTCAAGAACCGTGGCGTCCAGCCGATGCTCGATGCTGTGGTCGACTACCTGCCGAGCCCGCTCGATGTTCCGAGCGTCGAAGGGCACGATGTGCGCGACGAGGAGATCATCATCTCCCGTGGTGCAAACTCCACCGACCCGTTCGCCGCCTTGGCGTTCAAGGTCGCGGTGCACCCGTTCTTCGGTCGCCTGACCTACATCCGTGTCTACTCGGGTCACGTCGACTCCGGTGCGCAGATCATCAACGCGACCAAGGGCAAGAAGGAGCGCATCGGCAAGATCTTCCAGATGCACGCCAACAAGGAGAACCCGGTGGCCTCGGTCACGGCCGGTCACATCTATGCCGTCATCGGCCTGAAGGACACCACCACCGGTGACACCCTTGCCGACCCGGCGCACCCCGTCGTGCTGGAATCGATGACGTTCCCTGAGCCCGTCATCGAGGTCGCAATCGAGCCGAAGACGAAGGCTGACCAGGAGAAGTTGGGCCTGGCCATCCAGAAGCTGGCAGAAGAAGACCCGACCTTCCGTACCGAGCAGAACCAGGACACCGGCCAGACGGTCATCAAGGGAATGGGCGAGCTTCACCTCGACATCCTCGTCGACCGTATGCGCCGCGAGTTCAACGTCGAAGCCAATGTGGGCAAGCCGCAGGTTGCCTACCGTGAGACGATTCGTCGCACGGTGGACAAGCACGACTACACCCACAAGAAGCAGACCGGTGGTTCGGGTCAGTTCGCGAAGATCCAGATCTCGATCGAGCCTCTTGAGGTCACCGCTGAGAAGATCTACGAATTCGAGAACAAGGTCTCGGGTGGTCGTGTTCCTCGTGAATACATCCCCTCGGTAGACCAGGGCTTCCAGGCGGCAATGGCCGTCGGTGTGCTCGCCGGGTACCCGATGGTCGGCGTGAAGGGCATCCTTCTCGATGGCGCAGCTCACGATGTCGACTCGTCCGAAATGGCGTTCAAGATCGCTGGCACGATGGCGTTCAAGGAGGCAGCTCGCAAGGCGCAGCCCGTTCTCCTCGAGCCCCTGATGGCCGTCGAGGTCCGCACTCCTGAGGAGTACATGGGCGACGTCATCGGTGACCTGAACTCGCGCCGTGGCCAGATCCAGTCCATGGAGGATGCCACCGGCGTCAAGGTCATCCGCGCGAATGTTCCGCTGTCGGAGATGTTCGGTTACGTCGGAGACCTGCGGAGCAAGACCTCTGGTCGCGCCGTCTACTCGATGACGTTCGACAGCTACGCCGAGGTCCCGAAGGCTGTTGCCGACGAGATCATCCAGAAGAACAAGGGCGAGTAACACTTACTGCCGCTCGCTCCCAGAGCGAGCAACCGGCTAAGCTGTTCCGGTTGCCCAATACCGTAAAATAAAGAAATCCCCCGTAGAGACCTGAGTCTTCAGAGATCTACATTGAAGTCCTGAGGAGGACCCAGTGGCTAAGGCCAAGTTCGAGCGGACCAAGCCGCACGTAAACATCGGAACAATCGGTCACGTTGACCACGGAAAGACCACGCTCACCGCGGCCATTTCCAAGGTGCTCGCCGACAAGTTCCCGTCGGCGACCAACGTTCAGCGCGACTTCGCGTCGATCGACTCCGCCCCCGAAGAGCGCCAGCGCGGCATTACGATCAACATCTCGCATGTTGAGTACGAGACCGACAAGCGTCACTATGCGCACGTCGACGCTCCGGGCCACGCTGACTACATCAAGAACATGATCACGGGTGCCGCCCAGATGGACGGCGCGATCCTCGTGGTTGCTGCGACCGATGGTCCCATGGCCCAGACGCGTGAGCACGTTCTGCTCGCTCGCCAGGTCGGCGTTCCGTACCTGCTCGTCGCTCTGAACAAGACCGACGCAGTTGACGACGAAGAGATCCTCGAGCTCGTTGAGCTCGAGGTCCGTGAGCTCCTCTCGAGCCAGGGCTTCGACGGCGACGACGCACCCGTCGTTCGTGTGTCCGCACTCAAGGCCCTCGAGGGCGACGAGAAGTGGGTCGAGAGCATTCTCGAGCTCATGGCTGCCGTCGACGAGTCGGTTCCTGACCCCGTGCGTGACCGTGACAAGCCGTTCCTCATGCCGATCGAAGACGTGTTCACGATCACCGGTCGTGGCACCGTCGTCACCGGCCGTGCAGAGCGTGGCACGCTGGCGATCAACTCCGAGGTCGAGATCGTGGGCATCCGCCCGACGCAGAAGACCACGGTCACGGGTATCGAGATGTTCCATAAGCAGCTCGACGAGGCCTGGGCCGGCGAGAACTGTGGTCTGCTCCTGCGCGGCACCAAGCGTGACGACGTTGAGCGTGGCCAGGTTGTCGTGAAGCCCGGTTCGGTCACCCCGCACACCGGCTTCGAGGGCACCGCCTACATCCTCTCCAAGGATGAGGGTGGCCGTCACAACCCGTTCTACACGAACTACCGCCCGCAGTTCTACTTCCGCACCACCGACGTCACCGGCGTCATCACGCTGCCAGAAGGCACCGAGATGGTCATGCCCGGCGACACCACCGACATCAGCGTTGAGCTCATTCAGCCCATCGCCATGGAGGAGGGCCTCGGCTTCGCCATCCGCGAGGGTGGCCGCACCGTCGGCGCCGGAACGGTGACCAAGGTCACCAAGTAGTACCAGCTCTCCACAAGATGGGCCGTGCCGAAAGGTGCGGCCCATCTCTGGTTAAGGGCGTGCGGGAGAGGGCCGTACGCCGAACTGAGCCGCATACGCGAATCTCACTTCGGCGTAGTCGACTCACCGACGTCTGTTTCGATCCGTAGGAGCACCCGCTTTCCACAGGGGCGCACCGGCTGGAGTTATCCACAACTTGCGTTTCGGCCAGCTTCCTCTGGTCCACGACGGCGCATCATGGTCCCATGAATGCTGATACTGACGCGATGCCCGAACTGCTCTTCGTGGGTGATCGAGAGGCCGTGCATCTGGATGCCCGGCAGATCCGTTACTCGGCCGACTCCGGCCAGCGCATCCGAGTCAGGCGCGGCGTCTACGTCGATGCCACCTGGTGGCGAGATGCCAGCTCGATACGCAGGCACTTGCTCCGTGTGCAGGCCGTCGCTCTGACGCGTCCGAGCCGCACGGTATTCGGTTACTGGTCCGCGGCCGCCGTCTGGTCCTATCCCTCGGTGAGCCGTTGGCCCGATGACGTGCATGTCGTGGTTCCTCCAGGGTGTGGGGCTCACAGCCGGTGTGGTGTCCGTTTTCATCGCGAATGTCTTGACGCACGCGATGTCACTCGGGTGGGGGAGCTCACTGTCACATCCCCGGCGCGCACTCTCGTCGACCTTGCCAGAACAGCGCCGTTCAGTGACGCTGTGATCGCTATCGATGCGGCTCTTGCTGATCGACGGAGCCCCGACGACGGCTGCGTATCGAAAGTGGAGCTGTTCGATGCGGTGAGCCGGATGCGACGAGGTGCGGCTCGCGCGAGGAGGGTGATCGAATTCGCCGACGGAGGAGCGGCGAACCCCGGTGAGTCGCTCAGTCGAATTGCGATGCTCGAATGTGGGTTTGAGTCGCCGGAAGTCCAGACCGAGCATCCGAATCCGCTCGGAGGCCGGTACTTCACCGATTTCGAATGGCCGGAGCACAGGGTCATCGGCGAGTTCGACGGTCGGGGGAAGTACCTCAAAGAAGAGTTCCTCGACGGCCGCACGCCGGGCGAGGTCGTCTACGAGGAGAAGACTCGTGAAGATCACCTTCGGGCTGAGGGCAATTCGGTCGTTCGTTGGGGCTGGCACGAACTTCAGCAACCAGGTCGCCTCGTTGCGCTGCTCTCGGATGCCGGTGTGCCCTACCGGCGCTCGACGCGGAGAGGCGCTTCCGAGAGCCTCAGTGAGTGGAGTGCGCCGAGGTGAGTCCAGCACACCGGTCGCAAACTGTCGCAGGGGACTCACGACTGGTGGAGGCCCCTCCGTCAAGCCCCTCCGGGTGAGTGGAGTGCCCCGGGTGCTGGCAGGTACCGTGAGGGAGTGGTGAGACTTCGGCGAAGCGACTCCTCCGGCGGCGGGTTCCGACGGCTGGGGTCGGGCACAGGGTTCATGTACAAGCATCCCGATGGAAGCCGGTTGACCGATCCAGAGCTCCGTTCGCGAATCGAAAGGCTTGCGATTCCGCCGGCATGGACCGACGTGTGGATCTCGCCGCATGCAAACGGTCACATCCAGGCCACCGGGATCGACACGGCGGGGCGCCGCCAGTACATCTACCACCCCACCTGGCGCGAACAGAAGGACCGCCTCAAGTTCGCCAGGGCGCTCAGCCTGGCCGAAGCGCTGCCGACCGCGCGACGCAGAGTGACGATCGATCTGAGGCGCGAGCATCCTGATCGGGAGCGTGCTCTCGCGGCTGCATTCCGGATGCTCGACACCGGCTCATTGCGCGTGGGGAGCGAGCGGTATGCCGAGCAACACGGCAGCTTCGGACTCTCGACGCTGCTCTGTGCGCACGCAGCCGTGAGAGGCGAAACCATAACGCTGAAGTTCCCTGCGAAGAGCGGCCAGGAATGGGAATCCGATATTCACGACGCCGAACTCGCACTCATCCTCGCCGGTCTGAAGCGCCGCGGTGCCAACGCCCACCTGCTCGCCTACCGCGACGGGGTTCGGTGGCGTCCGCTTGTCGCCACCGACATCAATAGTTACGTGCAAGAACAGACCGGCGGCCAGTTCACGGCGAAGGACTTCCGCACACTGCACGGAACAGTCGCTGCCGCCGTCAGCCTTGCCAAAACTGGACCACAGGCGTCGAAGACGGCTCGGTCGAGAGCGATCGCGCAGAGCATGCGAGATGCGGCGGCGGTGCTCGGCAACACGCCAGCCATCGCCAGAAAGAGCTACGTCGACCCTCGTCTCGTCGACAAGTACGACGAGGGCATCACGATCGATCCGTCACGGCTCGGCTCCGCTGAAACCGAAGTGCGCGCACTGCTCTTCGACTGACCGATGTACAAACAATCGCCTGGATGCCCGGGGCAATCTCTTCGTATCACCAGCTGATCGTGGCGGCCGGCCCCGGCGCGAGTCTCACCAGGCCTCTGTCGACCGTGTCGCCGTGCGAGTCGACGAAGGCCAGGGCAACCTCTTCGTGGTTGTCCGCGACCTCGATCACAGAAACCCTTCCGCCGGGATTGGGAGTGAACTCGTCGCCCCACTGCTGCAGTGCTGCGAGCACGATCGTGAGTCCGCGGCCCTCTTCCGTCAGGTGATAGCTGCTTCGCTCCCGCGAGCCGGGCTCTCGATAGGATCGCCGCTCCAGGATTCCGGCCGCGACCAGCGTGCTGAGCCTGGCGGTGAGCACGTCACTCGGCACGCCGAGGCTGTCGCGAAACTCGGAGAACCGGCTCTGCCCTCGAAAGGCGTTGCGCACAATCAGGAGCGACCACTTCTCACCGATCACATCGAGTGTGCGGTGGATCGAACACTGGTGGGCTGGCAGGGTGCGTGGTGCGGGTTCTGTGTCCACTAGGTCAGAATACTTCCGCCCGGCTAGGTTGGCAATTCCAACTTAGCTGCGTATGGTTGGCTCATGACCGCACGAATCATGCACTTCACGCGCCGTGGCAGTTTCTGGGCATCCGCGAGCGTTCTCGCCCTGTGCCTCTGGGCAAGCGGTGCACCCTCTGTGCTGTATCCCTCCTATGCCGCACAGTGGCATCTGAACTCGACGGTGGTGACGTCGATCTTCGCCACCTACCCCGCTGTGCTCCTGGTCGTGCTCCTGGTCTTCGGCAGCGTATCCGACACGATCGGCCGCCGTCGCACCATGCTCATCGGGGTCGCCCTCATCATCGTCTCTGCCGTCGTCTTCGCCATTGCTCCCGATGTGGGGTGGGTCTTCGTCGGCCGCGCCCTGCAGGGCGCGGGAGCTGGGTTCGCTATCGGAGCAGCAAGCGCCTCCCTCGTCGAGAACAACGTCTCGGAGAACCCTCGCCTTGCCAGCTCGGTGACCACGGCATCCACTGCTCTCGGGCTCACTCTCGTGCTTGTCGTCTCCGGATTACTCGCCCAGTATGCGCCGCTCCCGCAGCAGTTGAGCTTCGTCGTGCTCGCCGTCTTGAGTGTGGTCGTGCTGATGGCTGTCTGGTCGATGCCCGAGACGAAGAGGCCCGGCGCACCGCGCTGGCATGTGCAGGCCATCCGGGTTCCGAAGAGCCTTCGACGCACCTTCGTCGCCTCCACCCTTGCCGTCTCGCTGGCGTACTCCGTTGGAGCGGTCTTCCTGTCCCTGGGGGCCTCGATCGCGCGCGACCTGACCGGCACCACCAACCTCCTCGTCGTCGGTGCGCTGCTCGGCGTCTCGTCGCTCATGATCGGGGCGGTAGCCCTCGTCTTCCAGCGCATCCATGCACACATCGCCGTGTTGATCGGGGTGACGCTCTCCATCATCGGGCTCGTGCTGCTCGAGGTGTGTGCCTCGTCGGGGTCGCTCCCGCTCTTCCTTCTCTGGTGCGTCATCGGGGGAGCGGGGTACTCGCTTTGCTTCATGGGCGGCTTGATGCTCCTCAACCGCAGTACTTCGGCGGGGCATCGAGGCGCGACGCTCTCTGCCCTGTACTTGTTCGCGTACCTCTTGCAGGCTCTCACCGCTGTAGGTGCAGGAGTCCTTGCGACGGCCCTGTCGCTCTCTGGCGCTGTCGACATCGTGGCACCGGTTCTCGGGGCGCTCGCACTCGCCACCGGCACCGTCACGACCATAGAGTGGGTGGCGCGACGTCGCGGCACCACGCCCGTCGCAGAGCCCGTCACGACCGGTCTCTGAGTCGACACGCCGCCGCGACACGCCCGGGTTGCATGAGTCCCCTGACTGTGGCAGAATCTTCTAGTTCGGTATTGCGAGTGAACTGTGCCCGCATCACTACCAGGCAGTGCATAGCTATAGGCCTTCAGGTCTTGTAGGGCTAGGCCGCGGGTAGCAGAACGAAGCTTCACAAATCCCCCTCAGAATCGCATCTTCTGCTGCGCGCTGTTCGCAGCCGCGCGGTCGTGTGCGCCTGGCGCAGTTGGGGGAATTGAAAGAAAAACAGTGGTAAGCGCGTCCAATGCGACCAGGGCTAACTCAGCCCGGGCGTACGACGCAAGACAAGAGAGATGAGTCAAACATGGCGGGACAAAAGATCCGCATTCGACTTAAGTCGTATGACCACGAGGTCATCGACAGCTCGGCGCGCAAGATCGTCGACACAGTCACTCGTGCAGGTGCAACCGTAGTGGGCCCCGTGCCGCTGCCGACCGAGAAGAACGTCATCGCGGTCATCCGTTCGCCCCACAAGTACAAAGACAGCTTCGAGCACTTCGAGAAGCGCACCCACAAGCGCCTCATCGACATCATCGACCCGACGCCCAAGGCTGTCGACTCACTGATGCGCCTCGACCTTCCTGCCGATGTCAACATCGAGATCAAGCTGTAGGGGTCGACTGATGGCAACCACAACAAAGACTTCCAAAGGTCTGCTCGGCATCAAGCTCGGCATGACCCAGGTGTGGGACGAACAGAACCGTCTCATCCCCGTCACCGTCGTTCAGGTCACCCCGAACGTCGTCACCCAGATCCGCACCCCCGAGGTCGACGGCTACGAAGCGATTCAGATCGCCGGCGGCCAGATCGACCCCCGCAAGGTGAACAAGCCCCTCACCGGTCACTTCGACAAGGCAGGCGTCACGCCTCGCCGCCACGTCACCGAGATCCGCACGGCTGACGCTGCTGAATACACCGTCGGCCAGGAGCTCACCGTCGACGGCATCTTCGAAGCCGGCAAGAAGGTCGACGTCGTCGGCACCAGCAAGGGCAAGGGATTTGCCGGTGTGATGAAGCGTCACAACTTCAAGGGTGTCTCCTCGTCTCACGGTTCGCACCGCAACCACCGCAAGCCCGGTTCCATCGGTGCTTCCTCGACCCCGAGCCGCGTCTTCAAAGGCATGCGCATGGCCGGTCGTATGGGTGGCGAGCGCGTGACCGTGCTGAACCTCGTCGTTCACTCTGTTGATGCAGAGAAGAACCTCATTCTGGTCAAGGGCGCCGTTCCCGGCGGCCGTGGCCGTCTCGTTTTCGTTCGCACCGCAGTGAAGGGGGCGTAGCTCATGGCCGACGCAACTACTGTCGACATCATCGACGCCCAGGGCAAGAAGGCCGGCACTGTCGACCTTCCTGCTGAGCTCTTCGATGTGCAGACCAACATCCCACTCATCCACCAGGTCGTCGTCGCGCAGCTCGCTGCCGCCCGCCAGGGTACCTCCAAGGTCAAGCGCCGTGGAGAGGTCTCCGGTGCCGGCCGCAAGCCGTTCAAGCAGAAGGGAACCGGTCGCGCCCGCCAGGGATCGATCCGTGCTCCCCAGATGACCGGTGGTGGCATCGTGCACGGCCCGACGCCGCGCAGCTACGACCAGCGCACCCCGAAGAAGATGATTGCGGCAGCACTGCTGGGTTCACTCTCCGACCGTGCCCGCGGCAGCCGCGTGCACGTCGTCGACTCCCTCACGCTCGGCCCTGTGCCTTCCACCAAGACGGCCATCGCCCTGCTCGAGCAGATCGCAACCAGCAAGCACGTTCTCGTGGTTGTGGAGCGCGGTGACGACATCGCTGTGAAGAGTGTCCGCAACGTTCCCGAGATCCACGTTCTGACGTACGACCAACTGAATGCCTACGACGTTCTGGTGAGTGACGACATCGTCTTCACCAAGGGCGCGATCGACGGCTTCATCGCGTCGAAGACCACTAACACGAAGGCTGAGGTTGCAGCATGAGCGGCAACAACAAGGACCCCCGCGATGTCATCATCTCGCCGGTCGTCTCCGAGAAGAGCTACGGACTGATCGACGAGGGTAAGTACACCTTCATCGTGTCGCCGGCCTCGAACAAGACAGAGATCAAGCTCGCCATCGAGAAGATCTTCAATGTCGAGGTGGCTTCGGTCAACACGCTGAACAAGCAGGGCAAGACCCGCCGCACCAAGTTCGGACTGGGAAAGCGCAAAGACACCAAGCGTGCCATTGTGACCCTCAAGTCCGGCACCATCGACATCTTCACGGCTGTTGGCTAAGTCGGAATCCAGAGGATAAAAACATGGCTATTCGCAAATACAAGCCGACTACCCCGGGTCGTCGCGGTTCTTCAGTTGCAGACTTTGCAGAGATCACCCGCACCACTCCCGAGAAGTCGCTGCTTCGTCCCCTGCCCAAGACCGGTGGGCGCAACAACGCCGGCCGCATCACGACGCGTCACATCGGTGGTGGCCACAAGCGCCAGTACCGCGTGATCGACTTCCGTCGCAACGACAAAGACGGCGTCAACGCCAAGGTCGCTGAGATCGAATACGACCCCAACCGCACTGCTCGCATCGCGCTGCTGCACTTCGTCGACGGAACCAAGCGGTACATCATCGCTCCGAACAAGCTCAGCCAGGGTGACATCATCGAGTCGGGTGCCGGCGCGGACATCAAGCCGGGAAACAACCTCCCACTGAAGAACATCCCCGTCGGTACTGTCATCCACGCGATCGAACTGAAGCCGGGCGGCGGTGCCAAGATGGCACGCTCTGCCGGTGCATCCGTTCGCCTCGTGGCAAAGGACGGCCCCTACGCTCAGCTGCGTCTTCCTTCCGGAGAGATCCGCAACGTGGATGCGCGCTGCCGCGCGACGATCGGCGAGGTCGGCAATGCCGAGCAGTCGAACATCAACTGGGGCAAGGCCGGCCGCAAGCGTTGGTTGGGCGTCCGCCCGACCGTGCGAGGCGTCGCCATGAACCCTGTCGACCACCCACACGGTGGTGGTGAGGGCAAGACCTCCGGTGGTCGCCACCCGGTCAGCCCGTGGGGTCAAAAAGAGGGCCGCACCCGCCACCCCAACAAAGAGAGCGACAAGCTCATCGTTCGTCGCCGCAACGTCGGCAAGAAGCGTAAGTAGGAGTCGAGAAGATGCCACGCAGTCTCAAGAAGGGCCCCTTCGTTGATGACCACCTGCTTCGCAAGGTGGTCGTACAGAACGAAGCCGGTTCAAAGAACGTCATCAAGACCTGGTCACGCCGGTCCATGATCATCCCAGCGATGCTGGGCCACACGATCGCCGTTCACGACGGTCGCAAGCACATTCCGGTGTTCATCACCGAGACCATGGTCGGTCACAAGCTCGGCGAATTCTCGCCGACTCGTACCTTCCGCGGCCACGTGAAAGACGACAAGAAGGGTCGTCGCCGCTAACGCGGTGGCGAAAAGGAGGAGAGAAATGGTGGAGTCGATCGCACGCGTGCGTCACATCCGCGTCACCCCCATGAAAGCTCGTCGCGTCGTCAACCTGATTCGCGGCAAGCAGGCCATGGAGGCCCTGGCAATCCTGAAATTCGCCCCGCAGGGCGCGAGTGAGCCTGTTTACAAGCTCGTCGCCTCAGCGATTGCGAACGCGAAGGTCAAGGCCGATGCAAGCAACAGCTACCTCGACGAGCAGGACCTGTTCGTCACGGCGGCATTCGTCGATGAGGGCACGACCCTCAAGCGTTTCCAGCCCCGTGCACAGGGACGCGCATTCCAGATCCTGAAGCGCTCCAGTCACATCACCGTGGTCCTCTCCACGCCCGATGAGACCGAAGCAG contains:
- a CDS encoding MFS transporter — its product is MTARIMHFTRRGSFWASASVLALCLWASGAPSVLYPSYAAQWHLNSTVVTSIFATYPAVLLVVLLVFGSVSDTIGRRRTMLIGVALIIVSAVVFAIAPDVGWVFVGRALQGAGAGFAIGAASASLVENNVSENPRLASSVTTASTALGLTLVLVVSGLLAQYAPLPQQLSFVVLAVLSVVVLMAVWSMPETKRPGAPRWHVQAIRVPKSLRRTFVASTLAVSLAYSVGAVFLSLGASIARDLTGTTNLLVVGALLGVSSLMIGAVALVFQRIHAHIAVLIGVTLSIIGLVLLEVCASSGSLPLFLLWCVIGGAGYSLCFMGGLMLLNRSTSAGHRGATLSALYLFAYLLQALTAVGAGVLATALSLSGAVDIVAPVLGALALATGTVTTIEWVARRRGTTPVAEPVTTGL
- the rplC gene encoding 50S ribosomal protein L3; protein product: MATTTKTSKGLLGIKLGMTQVWDEQNRLIPVTVVQVTPNVVTQIRTPEVDGYEAIQIAGGQIDPRKVNKPLTGHFDKAGVTPRRHVTEIRTADAAEYTVGQELTVDGIFEAGKKVDVVGTSKGKGFAGVMKRHNFKGVSSSHGSHRNHRKPGSIGASSTPSRVFKGMRMAGRMGGERVTVLNLVVHSVDAEKNLILVKGAVPGGRGRLVFVRTAVKGA
- a CDS encoding DNA topoisomerase IB; this encodes MRLRRSDSSGGGFRRLGSGTGFMYKHPDGSRLTDPELRSRIERLAIPPAWTDVWISPHANGHIQATGIDTAGRRQYIYHPTWREQKDRLKFARALSLAEALPTARRRVTIDLRREHPDRERALAAAFRMLDTGSLRVGSERYAEQHGSFGLSTLLCAHAAVRGETITLKFPAKSGQEWESDIHDAELALILAGLKRRGANAHLLAYRDGVRWRPLVATDINSYVQEQTGGQFTAKDFRTLHGTVAAAVSLAKTGPQASKTARSRAIAQSMRDAAAVLGNTPAIARKSYVDPRLVDKYDEGITIDPSRLGSAETEVRALLFD
- a CDS encoding winged helix-turn-helix transcriptional regulator; this encodes MDTEPAPRTLPAHQCSIHRTLDVIGEKWSLLIVRNAFRGQSRFSEFRDSLGVPSDVLTARLSTLVAAGILERRSYREPGSRERSSYHLTEEGRGLTIVLAALQQWGDEFTPNPGGRVSVIEVADNHEEVALAFVDSHGDTVDRGLVRLAPGPAATISW
- the rpsJ gene encoding 30S ribosomal protein S10, coding for MAGQKIRIRLKSYDHEVIDSSARKIVDTVTRAGATVVGPVPLPTEKNVIAVIRSPHKYKDSFEHFEKRTHKRLIDIIDPTPKAVDSLMRLDLPADVNIEIKL
- the rpsG gene encoding 30S ribosomal protein S7; this translates as MPRKGPAPKRPVVADPVYGAPIVSQLVNKILLDGKKGLAEKIVYDALAGVSSKNGADAVVTLKKALDNVRPTIEVKSRRVGGSTYQVPVEVKPHRANTLALRWLTTYAKGRREKTMTERLTNEILDASNGLGAAVKRREDTHKMAESNKAFAHYRW
- the tuf gene encoding elongation factor Tu, giving the protein MAKAKFERTKPHVNIGTIGHVDHGKTTLTAAISKVLADKFPSATNVQRDFASIDSAPEERQRGITINISHVEYETDKRHYAHVDAPGHADYIKNMITGAAQMDGAILVVAATDGPMAQTREHVLLARQVGVPYLLVALNKTDAVDDEEILELVELEVRELLSSQGFDGDDAPVVRVSALKALEGDEKWVESILELMAAVDESVPDPVRDRDKPFLMPIEDVFTITGRGTVVTGRAERGTLAINSEVEIVGIRPTQKTTVTGIEMFHKQLDEAWAGENCGLLLRGTKRDDVERGQVVVKPGSVTPHTGFEGTAYILSKDEGGRHNPFYTNYRPQFYFRTTDVTGVITLPEGTEMVMPGDTTDISVELIQPIAMEEGLGFAIREGGRTVGAGTVTKVTK
- a CDS encoding type IV toxin-antitoxin system AbiEi family antitoxin, with the protein product MNADTDAMPELLFVGDREAVHLDARQIRYSADSGQRIRVRRGVYVDATWWRDASSIRRHLLRVQAVALTRPSRTVFGYWSAAAVWSYPSVSRWPDDVHVVVPPGCGAHSRCGVRFHRECLDARDVTRVGELTVTSPARTLVDLARTAPFSDAVIAIDAALADRRSPDDGCVSKVELFDAVSRMRRGAARARRVIEFADGGAANPGESLSRIAMLECGFESPEVQTEHPNPLGGRYFTDFEWPEHRVIGEFDGRGKYLKEEFLDGRTPGEVVYEEKTREDHLRAEGNSVVRWGWHELQQPGRLVALLSDAGVPYRRSTRRGASESLSEWSAPR
- the fusA gene encoding elongation factor G, with translation MAQDVLTDLNKVRNIGIMAHIDAGKTTTTERILFYTGITHKIGEVHDGAATMDWMAQEQERGITITSAATTCFWNENQINIIDTPGHVDFTVEVERSLRVLDGAVAVFDGKEGVEPQSETVWRQADKYDVPRICFVNKMDKLGADFYFTVDTIVKRLGARPLVIQLPIGAESSFEGVVDLVEMRALTWRGDSKGDVELGAKYDIEPIPADLQELADEYREKLIEVVAETSDELLERYLSGDIDFSVAEIKAAIRKLTVNSEIYPVLCGSAFKNRGVQPMLDAVVDYLPSPLDVPSVEGHDVRDEEIIISRGANSTDPFAALAFKVAVHPFFGRLTYIRVYSGHVDSGAQIINATKGKKERIGKIFQMHANKENPVASVTAGHIYAVIGLKDTTTGDTLADPAHPVVLESMTFPEPVIEVAIEPKTKADQEKLGLAIQKLAEEDPTFRTEQNQDTGQTVIKGMGELHLDILVDRMRREFNVEANVGKPQVAYRETIRRTVDKHDYTHKKQTGGSGQFAKIQISIEPLEVTAEKIYEFENKVSGGRVPREYIPSVDQGFQAAMAVGVLAGYPMVGVKGILLDGAAHDVDSSEMAFKIAGTMAFKEAARKAQPVLLEPLMAVEVRTPEEYMGDVIGDLNSRRGQIQSMEDATGVKVIRANVPLSEMFGYVGDLRSKTSGRAVYSMTFDSYAEVPKAVADEIIQKNKGE
- the rpsL gene encoding 30S ribosomal protein S12; protein product: MPTIQQLVRKGRTRKVSKTKAPALKSNPQQRGVCTRVYTTTPKKPNSALRKVARVKLSNGTEVTAYIPGEGHNLQEHSMVLVRGGRVKDLPGVRYKIVRGALDTQAVKNRKQARSRYGAKMEKK